The sequence CGCTGGAGCCCGAGGTCTTCAGGAACGCGTACGGCGCGCTGCGGGTGAGGACGTGTGCCTCGCCCGCTAACTGCCGCTCGACGTACGGGCGGAAGTCCTCGTAGGTGCGGATGGGGACGGTGTGCTTCCATCGGGCGAGCGTGGCGACGGAGCCGAGGCCGTGTTCGCGCCCGAACGAGGTGCTGCGGGCCTGGTCGAGCAGGTCCTGGAGCACCAGGTCGCTGGTCGGGCCGGGGTCGCGGCACAGCTCCCGCTGCCGGCGCAGGGCGCTCAGGGTGCGGCTCGTGAAGTCCTCGGAGCGGGTGTGGTGCGGCGATGTGGTCACAGTGGTGGGAAGGACCATGCGGAAACCCCCTTTTCCTCCTATGCGGCCGGGCGGTCGACTTCCGGACGCAGCGCAGTAACAGGCGTGCGGTTGAGGTGTCGTGCGATGGCGACGTGGCGCGCCGTCCGGCGGTCCGCACCGCACAAGCGGGCCGCCGGACCGTCAGACGAGTTGTCGGATGGGGCCGGCGGCGGTGTCGCCGGACGTGGCGAAGGCGACGGCGGCGGCGAGGAAGCGCCCGACCGCGTCCTCGGTCATCCACGCCATATGCGGGGTGGCCAGGGAGTCGGGGTGGCTGCGCAGCAGGTCGTCGGCGGGCAGCGGTTCGAGGTCGAAGACGTCGAGCGCCACCCCGCCCAGGAGGCCGGCGGCGAGGCGCCGGCGCAGCTCGGCCATGTCGATCAGCGCCGCGCGGGCGGTGTTGACCAGCAGGGTCCGCGGACCGAGCAGGGCGAGCCGGCGGGCGTCGATGAGCTGCTCGTTGTGCGGTGTGGACCGCAGGTGAAGGCTCACCGCGTCGGCGGTGCGGAGCAGGGTGTCGAGGGGCAGCGGGGTGACCCCGGCCGCGCGGGCGGTGTCCTCGTCCAGGGACGGTGACCAGGCGGCCACCCGCATGCCGATGCCCTGTGCCAGGCGGGCCGTTCGGGAGCCGATATGCCCCCATCCGACGATCCCCAGCAGTCGTCCGGACAACTCACGCCCTCCGGACGGGTGCCAGCCCGGGGCGCTGCCCACGGCGGACGGCACCCGGCGGGCCAGCATCAGCAGCAGGGTCAGGGTGAACTCGGCAACGGAATCGGCGGCCAGGCCCGGTGTGTCGTAGACCGCGATCCCGGCGGACCGGGCGGCGTCGGTGTCGACCACCGGGCCGGCCGGGCCGGCCACCACGACCTGGCGTGGCCGTTCCGCGAGCAGGGCGCCGGTGTCCAGCGGCCGGCCGTGGAAGAAGTGCAGCACGGTGTGAGCCCCGCGCATGCGCTCGGCGAGCTGCGACGGTGTGGTGCAGGGGCCGTCGAAGACCTCGACCGCATCGCCCCCGGGACAGCGACGGACGAGCTCGGCCAGCTGCGGATACCCGTGGCAGTCGGGCATGACAAGGCGTCCCACGGTGTGTTCCTCCCCCGTACTTCGGTGTGTTGCGGCAGGTCAGCGCGTGGCGAGGCGAACCCGGCAGGTCCACCACCACGTCGACCGGTCGGTCATCCGGCGTGCCGTGACCTCCCGCAGCCGGGTCAGGCCGAGTGCGTCCTCGCTGACTCCCTCCTCCAGCAGGGCGATCACCCCGCCCTGGCTGGAGGCGAAGTCGACGAAGCGGTCGGCGCCGCCGGTCTCCTTCATGTGCAGGCATACCTCGTTGACGTGCTGGAACAGGCCGCTGTCCCGCAGTCGCCGAAGGTGCTCGCTCTTGGGGGCGAAGGTGGGGCGCAGGCCGCGCTCGGCCTCCAGGGCGGTGTGGGCCGCCTCGAACTCCCGGTAGGCGGCGTCGACTTCGGGGTCGACGGCGGGCGGCCAGTCGAAGTCGAAGGCGGCCAGCACCCCGCCGGGCCGCAGGATGCGGGTGATTTCCGGGAAGGCCCGCGCGGCATCGAACCAGTGCAGGGCATGGCTGACGGTCACGATGTCCGCGCAACCGTCCGGCAGTCCGGTCTCCTCGCCCGTGCCGTCGACGACGTTGATGCCGCGCCCGGCCGCGATGGCCCGCATCTCGGCAGAGGGCTCCACTCCGGTCACCTCGGGCCAGATCGTGGAGGAGAGGCCGGTGCCGCAGCCGATGTCGACCACGGCCGGGTTTGCGGACCCGGACCACTGCCGCAGCAGGTCCGCCAGTTCCTGGGGAGGCCGCGGGCGCACACGATCATAGAATTCCGCAAACTTGCTGAAACGTTCCGCAGAGTCAGGAATTAAATTCACCATGACGATCAAGCTAACACACCTTCCAGTTCACACCGAAGTGACAAACGACATAGTTAAATCTATGTCAACTCGGAGGGCGCATAGGCAAGTTGGATAAACCGCACAGTTTCCGATTCAATCAAAGTTCTCGCAGGTCAGAGCGCATGCAACAGCGAATCTCGGCACGCCGTGAACCCCTGAAACCTCCCGGTAAGTTTTTTCATCGGCGCGGAATAAATTCCCGCACCACAGGCCACGGAAAGGCCAATACAGGGTGAACGCATTGCGAGAGAAAAAAGACCCGAACGCGCCCGTAGCAACTGAAGAGACGCGACGGAAGAGAGGCGAGAGAAGAGCCGCAGTCGAAGAGCCGCGATATACCGACGGGTTAGGCCGACAAACGCAGCAGCGCCTCGTGGTCGGCCGTGTCCGGCGGAGCCTGATAGACCACCAGCCGCTGACCGTCGCTGCGGGCCACGTCGAAGGCTTCGTATGTGAGCGTCATCCGCCCCGCCGTCGGATGGCGATACACCTTCCTCCCGTTGGTGCGCGCCTGGACGTCGTAGCGCTGCCACAGGGCAGCGAACTCACCGCAGTGTTCGGCGAGTTCGTCGACGAGTTCACGGATGTCCGGGGCATCCGGGTGCACCACGACCGCGGTACGCAGATGGGCGACGACCCCGCGGGCCACGTCATCCCAGTTCGCGTAGAGCTCCCGGGCCATGGGGTGCAGGAAGGCGTAACGCGCGGTGTTGCGGTTCCGCTCGGGCCACTCCTCGATGCCCGGAAAGAGGCGCAGCGCGGACCGGTTGGCGGCCAGCAGGTCGCTGGAGCGGCTCAGCACACACGCCGGATAGGGGTGGGCGATGTCGAGCATGCGGCGGACCTCGGCCCGGACCGTACGGGACGCCCGGCCCCGCTGCGTCCCGGCAGACGGCGCCTGGGCCCTGCCCCGGCTCAGCTCCGCGAGGTGGCGGTGCTCGTCATCGGTCAGCTTCAGCACCCGCGCGATCGCCTCCAGGACCGCGGGGCTCGGCCGCTGCTGCTTGCCCTGCTCCAGACGCCGGTAGTACTCGATGCTGACGCCGGCGAGGATCGCGACCTCTTCCCGCCGCAGCCCGTCGGTACGCCGACGACCCGCCGACGGGGGCAGACCCGCCTCATGCGGTGTGACCCGGCTCCGTCGGCTGCGTAGGAAATCCCCTAGTTCCGTCCTGTTCCCCCGTGCAGTGCCCACATATGCAGTATGCATCGACCAGGTCAGGTAAGGGGGGCCCTGCCAGGGCCCCCCTTACCCGGGCCTCCCGATGACGGTCTCCCGCAGGCAGGCTGAGCGCACGCAGCGATCTTTCCGCGGCGGTCTGGAACATCACGGGGCCATGGCCCACGGAGAGAGGAGTTGGGCCCGGCTGTGTCCACTCAGCCTGAACTCACCCGCCGGAAGCGCACGCTGGTGCTGGCGGTCTGTTGCACGAGTGTCTTCCTCGGCAACCTCAACAACACGGTGCTCAACGTGGCGCTGCCCGCCATGCAGCGCGATCTGCACAGTCCGCTCTCCGGGCTGCAATGGACCACCGACGCCTACCTGATCGTGCTGGCCGCGCTGCTGATGCTCGCCGGCTCCGCAGGAGACCGGCTCGGCCGCCGCCGCGTCTTCCAGACCGGCCTGGCTCTCTTCACCCTCGGCTCGCTGCTGTGCGGACTGGCCCCCGACCTCGGCTGGCTCATCACCTTCCGCATCGTGCAGGCGATCGGCGCCTCGATGCTCAACCCGGTGGCCATGTCCATCATCACCAACACCTTCTCCGCGCCCCGCGAGCGCGCCCGGGCCATCGGCGTCTGGGGCGCGGTCATGGGCGTGGCGATGGCCGTGGGCCCGATGGTGGGCGGGGTACTCGTCCAAGGCGTCGGCTGGCGATCGATCTTCTGGCTCAACCTGCCGATCGGGCTGGCCGCCCTCGTCTGCGCCGCGCGCTTCGTACCCGAGTCCCGCGCGCCCCGCCCCCGCCGGCTGGACCCCGTCGGGCAGCTCCTGGTCATCGTGCTGATGGGCAGCCTGACCTACGCCATCATCGAAGGCCCGAGCACCGGCTGGACCGCCCCGCGCACCCTCGGCTGCGCACTGGCCGCACCGGCCGCGCTCCTGGCCCTACTCTTCTACGAGAGCCGGCGCCACGAACCGCTGGTGGACCTGCGGGTCTTCCGCAGCGCCGGATTCAGCGGAGCCGGCGCCATGGCGGTGTGCTCGTTCTTCGTGCTCGGCGGCTTCCTCTTCCTCAACACGCTCTACCTGCAAAACGTACGCGGCCTGTCGGCCCTGACCGCCGGCCTGTACCTGCTGCCCATGGCCGTCATGAACATCCTCACCTCACCGCTCTCCGGGCGACTGACCGCCACCCGCGGCCCCCGACTGCCGCTGCTGCTGGCCGGCGCGGCCACCACCGCGGGCGGCGCGCTGCTCGCCGCCGGCGACGCCCTCACCACCGACGGGCTGCTCTTCACCGCGTACATCCTGATCGGCATCGGCGTGGGACTGGCCAACACCCCCGTCACCAACGCCGCCATGGCCGGCATGCCCAAGGAACAGGCCGGGGTGGCCGCCGCGATCGTCTCCACCAGCCGCCAGTTCGGCCAGGCACTGGGCGTCGCCGTACTCGGTGCGGTGCTCACCACCGGACTGCACTCCGGCACGGGCTTCGCCCAGGCAGTGCGCCCCGCCTACTGGATCGTCACCGCCTGCGGCGCAGCCATCATCCTCCTCACCCTGGCGACCACCACCCGCCGCACCCCACCACCGCCCGAACCTCCCCTGCCGGCGCAGCAGCCGCAGGCTTCCGGGGCAGTGCCTGGCGCAGTACCTGGGGTACCCGAACCGCGACCTTGACGGGGGCTCCCTTCGCATACGGACGACGCCAGTTGACTTGGGCCGCTGGGCCGCCGGCGTCCGTGCCGCCCGTACCCACAGGGGTATGGGCGGTGCCGGCGCGTCGTCTCGCCAGTGCTCTGACCGCAGAGGTTCGCCGGGTCGCTGTGACGGCCGGGTGTCTGCAGCGGTGGATGTCAGACAGGTCGACAAGGTCGCGCCACGGCCTGTCAGTTGTCTGGTCTAGGGTCGCCCGTATGGCCGAGCCCGCCTTTCTGACCGCTGTCCGGGAGTCGTACGACACGGTCGCCGCCGACTACGTCGAACGCGTCCCGCCTCCAGCCGAGATGGACCCGTTGTCCCGGGCGATGCTGGCGGGGTTTGCTGAACTCGTGCGGACGGCCGGTCTGGGACCAGTCGCAGACGTGGGGTGCGGCCCCGGCCGCATCACGGCGCACCTCGCCGGGCTGGGGGTGTCCGCCTTCGGCGTCGACCTGTCACCGAAGATGATCGGGCTGGCCCGGCACGCCTATCCGAACCTGCGGTTCACCGAGGGCTCGATGACGGCCCTGGAGACGGGAGACGGCGAACTCGGCGGCATCCTGGCCTGGTATTCCACCCACCACACGCCCCCGCAGTGGCTGCCGGCGGTGTTCGCTGAATTCCACCGCACGCTCGCGCCCGGCGGCTTCCTGCTCTGGGGAGACTACGTCGGCAATGAACGGCTGCGGCCGACCCACGGCTACGGCCGTCCAGTGTCCTACGAGTCGCACCTCCTGCCCCTGGGCCACATGGTCGGCCTGCTGGGCCAGGCCGGACTCGTCGTCACCGCCCGACTGGAGCAGGAGCCCGGCGGACGGGTGAACAGACCGCACGCCTGCCTCCTGGCCCGCAAGCCCGAAAGGCCCTGACCGGGCAGGTTCCTGCGATGAAGCCGCCCGTGCTGGATCACCGACGATCACGGGGGCGGACGGTCAGACCGCGGGGTTGCGAGGGCGGCCGCCCCAGCGGATGCCTTTCTCGCTGCCGACCCGGACGCGTTCACGACATTGGTCGGCCAGGAGGTGCGGATGGCGGGCGTTCTGGTTGCGCCAGTACCGGTAGCAGTGCAACGCGCGGGTCTGGCCAACCACCGGCACTGAGGCGACGACAGGCGACCGACCCACCGATCCCCCCTCCGCACCGCCCAGCGACACCACACGAACCGGCGCCTTGGCACGACTGTGCAGACCCGGGGCTACTCCAACAACCGTTGCCTGACCAGCGCCATCACCTCCGCGCGACTGCGCTTGCCATTATCGGCCGCGTGGAGGTGGTTTCCGATCCGCACCGAGACGGCGATCAGACAGCGGACCTCCACCTCGTCCTCGTCGGGGCAGAAGGAGGAGAACAGCGAACGCAGGTAATCCATACGGCGGTTGTCCACGCGGCGCAGGCGTTCGGCGACGTCCGCATCGCGGCGGGCCCACTCGCGGATCGCCAGATCGGCGGTGGTGCCCCGGACCGGCCCGTCGGCGGCGGCCGCGACGATGGCGAACAGTCGCTCCAGTCTGGCCCTGGCATCTCCCCCGCCACTCTCCACCTGCTCGATCACGCTCTCGGCGACCTCGTACTCCCAGGTGTCGAGCATTTCGGTGAGCAGCGCGTCCCGGTTGCGGAAGTACCCGTAGAA is a genomic window of Streptomyces gilvosporeus containing:
- a CDS encoding NAD(P)-dependent oxidoreductase, which translates into the protein MGRLVMPDCHGYPQLAELVRRCPGGDAVEVFDGPCTTPSQLAERMRGAHTVLHFFHGRPLDTGALLAERPRQVVVAGPAGPVVDTDAARSAGIAVYDTPGLAADSVAEFTLTLLLMLARRVPSAVGSAPGWHPSGGRELSGRLLGIVGWGHIGSRTARLAQGIGMRVAAWSPSLDEDTARAAGVTPLPLDTLLRTADAVSLHLRSTPHNEQLIDARRLALLGPRTLLVNTARAALIDMAELRRRLAAGLLGGVALDVFDLEPLPADDLLRSHPDSLATPHMAWMTEDAVGRFLAAAVAFATSGDTAAGPIRQLV
- a CDS encoding class I SAM-dependent methyltransferase, translating into MRPRPPQELADLLRQWSGSANPAVVDIGCGTGLSSTIWPEVTGVEPSAEMRAIAAGRGINVVDGTGEETGLPDGCADIVTVSHALHWFDAARAFPEITRILRPGGVLAAFDFDWPPAVDPEVDAAYREFEAAHTALEAERGLRPTFAPKSEHLRRLRDSGLFQHVNEVCLHMKETGGADRFVDFASSQGGVIALLEEGVSEDALGLTRLREVTARRMTDRSTWWWTCRVRLATR
- a CDS encoding helix-turn-helix transcriptional regulator, with amino-acid sequence MGTARGNRTELGDFLRSRRSRVTPHEAGLPPSAGRRRTDGLRREEVAILAGVSIEYYRRLEQGKQQRPSPAVLEAIARVLKLTDDEHRHLAELSRGRAQAPSAGTQRGRASRTVRAEVRRMLDIAHPYPACVLSRSSDLLAANRSALRLFPGIEEWPERNRNTARYAFLHPMARELYANWDDVARGVVAHLRTAVVVHPDAPDIRELVDELAEHCGEFAALWQRYDVQARTNGRKVYRHPTAGRMTLTYEAFDVARSDGQRLVVYQAPPDTADHEALLRLSA
- a CDS encoding MFS transporter is translated as MSTQPELTRRKRTLVLAVCCTSVFLGNLNNTVLNVALPAMQRDLHSPLSGLQWTTDAYLIVLAALLMLAGSAGDRLGRRRVFQTGLALFTLGSLLCGLAPDLGWLITFRIVQAIGASMLNPVAMSIITNTFSAPRERARAIGVWGAVMGVAMAVGPMVGGVLVQGVGWRSIFWLNLPIGLAALVCAARFVPESRAPRPRRLDPVGQLLVIVLMGSLTYAIIEGPSTGWTAPRTLGCALAAPAALLALLFYESRRHEPLVDLRVFRSAGFSGAGAMAVCSFFVLGGFLFLNTLYLQNVRGLSALTAGLYLLPMAVMNILTSPLSGRLTATRGPRLPLLLAGAATTAGGALLAAGDALTTDGLLFTAYILIGIGVGLANTPVTNAAMAGMPKEQAGVAAAIVSTSRQFGQALGVAVLGAVLTTGLHSGTGFAQAVRPAYWIVTACGAAIILLTLATTTRRTPPPPEPPLPAQQPQASGAVPGAVPGVPEPRP
- a CDS encoding class I SAM-dependent methyltransferase translates to MAEPAFLTAVRESYDTVAADYVERVPPPAEMDPLSRAMLAGFAELVRTAGLGPVADVGCGPGRITAHLAGLGVSAFGVDLSPKMIGLARHAYPNLRFTEGSMTALETGDGELGGILAWYSTHHTPPQWLPAVFAEFHRTLAPGGFLLWGDYVGNERLRPTHGYGRPVSYESHLLPLGHMVGLLGQAGLVVTARLEQEPGGRVNRPHACLLARKPERP
- a CDS encoding TetR/AcrR family transcriptional regulator — translated: MGATRTPRGKWIEEGLRALVAGGPEAVRIEVLAQALGVSKGGFYGYFRNRDALLTEMLDTWEYEVAESVIEQVESGGGDARARLERLFAIVAAAADGPVRGTTADLAIREWARRDADVAERLRRVDNRRMDYLRSLFSSFCPDEDEVEVRCLIAVSVRIGNHLHAADNGKRSRAEVMALVRQRLLE